In the Pontibacillus sp. HMF3514 genome, TGAGTGACAAGGGATGGATCATAAGAGTCTAGGTGGTAGGTTTCTGGGGTGTCGATGTTTAAGTAACGTACAGTTGTTGTGCCAAGAATAGGGTCTTGAATTTTAATTGTATCTCCATCAACAACGCGATCAACTACTGCTGTGTATTGATCTTTTTGCTCTGGAGCCTGGACTTCTGTATATTTTCCTAAATTGGAGAATGTATTTTGTGGTAAAGCAATCCATTCATTAGAAGGATCGTATGAATCATAGAGGTCTTTATCTCCACTAGTTACTGACTGTTCACGAACGAGTGTAGCATTTTGAGTTGAAACTTGATTTTGATTCCAAGCAGAACCTGGATCTTCTCCAACTTTGCCAATGGAGTCTACAACAGTTCCTTGTCGAGTCTCGGAGTCATAATCTTTGAAAAGGACAATAGCGTCGTCTCCGTTAAAAGAGTAGAAATAAGTATTTCCGGTTTGGTCAGCTGCATCTAACACATCTTCATCAGCTTCATCATGGGCAACAACATGTACTTCATCATTTTTCAATGTCCCTTCTAAATCAAGGACATTCACATATTTTCCATCGTCAGGATCTTGTGAAGCACCATTGTTAAAATGGACAAGGGTGTAATCCTCTAAGTCAACCTCATCACCCGTACCATTATAGATTTCAAGGGCTTTGTTGTAGCTGCTACCCTCAATGTACTCAGAAATGATCAATGAACTGTGACCTTCTGCCTGAACATTTGGTGTGATGGGTAGCACAGAAATAACTAAAATCAGTGCTAGTAACAAACGAAATAGGTGTTTAGGTTTGTGCAAAGCAAATCCTCCTTGTGTAATTATTATGAATCGCTTTCATTATGTTCTATTGGAAAACTTTGCACAAATTTCCAAACGACCGTCACCTAAAGGAAGGAAGTCCTTTGTCGAAAAAGATGAATAGGAAAAAAATCACATAAAAGGTTTTTGATAAGAGGAAAATAATGTGTATATAGTCATGGGATATTTTAGAAAATAAAAGATTCTTTAAAGTAGGTTTTCAAAAAATAATTCGAAAGCAGTGTTTTCCAAAAAAAGAGAGTTTAAAAAATCCCGTGTTTTTGCCGAATTTTGTCGAGATTCAGGCAACACGGGATAGGGTTTCACAAAGGTTTAAACCCAAGTAGAAACTTGGTCTATCCCCATGCGAGGAGTCTTTGTTGGTGTCCATGCTTCTTTTCCGATCGAAATAAGCATAATAGGTTCATAGCGTTCAGAGATATTAAATTCTTCTTTCAGTTTATCTCCTGAGAAGCCGCCCATAGCTAGTGTGTCATAGCCGCGTGCTTCTGCAGCTAGCATCACTTGCATTGAAACGAGTCCAGCATTCACGAGTGCTGTATCGTGTGCAGCCTTCTCGTTCTCATAAATTTTATTGATTGTAGAGCGCATATTTTCCATCATATCTTTTGTGATCACTTCTTGTTCAACCAATGGACCGAATGCCGCATCTATATTATGGTTCGCTTCTTTATCAGCTAAGATCGCCACAGTTGCTGCTGCATCTGTTACTTTTTCCTGGCCAAAGGCAACTGGAAGAAGTTTTTGTTTAGCCTCGTCATTATGAAAGACTAGAAAATGCCAATGTTGTAGGTTAAAAGAAGATGGTGCTGTTATTGAATCGTTTAAGATTGCTTCTAGCTCTTCTTGAGTAATCGTTGCATTCTTATCAAATTCTTTTGTTCCATTACGTCTATGCATAGTTTCTAACATTTTTGTGTCCATGTAATTGCCTCCTTAATCATTTCGGGTTATATATTTTGAAACTGAGATAAATGGTTAAATTTTTTGAGATCAACGTGATTTTCCACGCACATTATTGTAACGAATTTATTTTGACGTATCAATGATTTGAACTACTGTAAGTTTTACCATAAGCATATTACAATGGAATGGAAGAATAAGGAAGTTGAGGCGAAAAGGTTTTAGCTTTGGGGTTATGGGCATTCCTCTTACATTATGGAGGACGATTTGGTATTCTATTTAGTAACGCGAAATATTTAAAAGTTTTAAAATTTACCAAGGAGGATCAATCATGCCATCAACAGAGATGTTAGAAAAATATGCAGAGCTTGCCATTCACACTGGGGTCAATCTACAAGAAAATCAAACATTAATGATGAATGCCCCGGTAGATGGAGCGGAGTTTGCTAGAATTGTAGCTCGAAAAGCTTATGAAACTGGAGCAAAACAAGTACATATTAATTGGACAGACGACACAATGCAACGTCTATTCTTCGAGAATGCAGCTCAGGAAGTACTAGAAACAATCCCACAATGGTTAGTGGACCGTCAAAATTATTTTGCAGAGAATGGAGCTGCTGTGCTTTCCATTCGTTCAACGAATCCTGACTTACTAAACGGAATTGATTCTTCACGTATTGCTACTTATAATAAAGCAGCTGGTGAAGCAATGAAGAACTTCCGTAAATACGTCATGAACGATAAAATTAGCTGGTCCATCGTTGCGATTCCAAATACCGAATGGGCACAAAAAGTATTCCCAAATGACAGTGAGGAAGATGCTGTAGCGAAGCTTTGGGATCAGATTTTCACAATTACTCGTGTTGATAAAGATGACCCATTAAAAGCATGGGAAGAGCATAACGAACTTCTAGCCCAAGCAAGAGAGTATCTTAATCAAAAGCAGTACAAAAAACTAATTTATAAAGCACCAGGAACAGACCTGGAAGTAGCTCTTCCAGAGGGGCATAAGTGGAAAGGTGGTGCTTCTCCTACTGAAGATGGGATTAACTTTAATGCGAACATCCCAACTGAAGAGGTATTTACACTTCCTCATAAGTACGGTGTAAACGGTACGGTAACAAGTACTAAACCACTAAGTTATGGTGGTAACTTAATTGAAAACTTCTCTCTTACTTTTGAAGAAGGGAAAGTTGTGGATTTCTCAGCTGAAAAGGGTTATGAAACATTACAAGAACTTTTAAATATGGATGAAGGTGCACGTCGTTTGGGTGAGTTGGCCATTGTTCCGCATAAATCTCCAATTTCTCAAAGTGGCCTTATTTTCTTCAATACGCTTTACGATGAAAATGCATCTTGCCACCTTGCATTAGGTAAAGCTTATCCAAGTTCAGTAAAAGGCGGAGCTGATATGGATGAAGAGCAACTAGATAAAAACGGTGTTAATAACAGTCTTGTACACGTAGATTTCATGATGGGATCAGGCGAACTAGACATTGATGGTGTTACAGAAGATGGAACAAAAGAACCTCTTTTCCGTGATGGAAACTGGGCGATTGATTTTAACTAAAAGTATGCAGACTGACTCTCTTTTTAAGAGGGTCAGTTTTTTTGTGTGAAGAGCTCAACATCTATCATCATTCTCAATTTTAATAGATTTATTAGGTAGTAATATTCAAGCGTTTATATTAATGAGTTGGGATTAAAAGGTACCAGAAGATAGAGAATCTCGAATAAACATTTTAATTATAACAAAATTTTGAATTCTCTTTAGCTTTCTGGTAAATTCGAAGATGCGTAAAATGTAAGCGCTTTAAAGGAGGGGAGGATAAAATGTTAAAAGGAGCAATTCATGTATCAAACCGTCTCATGCAAAGATACTTACCAGATCCTTTTGTATTTGTAACGGTACTAACGTTTGTCGTATTTATACTAGGATTAATTGTTACAGGTAGTTCCCCGGTACAGATGGTTCAGTTTTGGGGTGAAGGCTTCTGGAATCTATTATCATTTTCCATGCAGATGGTACTAGTGTTAGTGACAGGGTTTGTGCTAGCAAGTAGTCCGTTATTTAAGAGTTTATTAAGCGGGCTAGCAGGAACAGCAAAAAAACCGGTGCATGCTATAGTGTTGGTCACATTAATTTCCCTTTTAGCAAGTTGGGTGAATTGGGGATTTGGGCTTGTCATTGGAGCTTTATTTGCAAAAGAGCTAGCTAGAAAAGTATCAAATGTAGATTATCGTTTACTTATTGCGAGTGCGTACTCTGGATTTTTAGTTTGGCACGGAGGACTAGCAGGTTCCATTCCATTAACGATCGCAACAGAGGATCATTTCATGCAGGATGTCATTGGAATTATATCTACAGAGCAGACAATCTTTGCGGTGTTTAATTTAGCTATAGTAGCCTCGCTCTTTATTGTGTTACCTATACTTAATGCAAAAATGCAACCTACTAAAGATGAGAGAGTAACAATTGATACTTCTATTTTAGATGACGGATCAAGTGTGCAGGCAGCTTCAGTAGAGGAGGAAACGATCACCCCAGCAGATCGAATGGAAAATAGTAAGCTTCTTGCATATGTTACAGGATTTTTAGGACTTGCATTTCTAGTTTATTATTTCTTCACTAATGGTTTCCAGTTGAATTTAAATATTGTGAACTTCACATTCCTATTCCTTGGACTATTATTCCATGGATCACCTCGAAAGTTTATTGGTTCAGTAAAAGAAGCCGTAAGTGGTGCCAGTGGTATTATTATTCAATTC is a window encoding:
- a CDS encoding nitroreductase family protein → MDTKMLETMHRRNGTKEFDKNATITQEELEAILNDSITAPSSFNLQHWHFLVFHNDEAKQKLLPVAFGQEKVTDAAATVAILADKEANHNIDAAFGPLVEQEVITKDMMENMRSTINKIYENEKAAHDTALVNAGLVSMQVMLAAEARGYDTLAMGGFSGDKLKEEFNISERYEPIMLISIGKEAWTPTKTPRMGIDQVSTWV
- a CDS encoding aminopeptidase — protein: MPSTEMLEKYAELAIHTGVNLQENQTLMMNAPVDGAEFARIVARKAYETGAKQVHINWTDDTMQRLFFENAAQEVLETIPQWLVDRQNYFAENGAAVLSIRSTNPDLLNGIDSSRIATYNKAAGEAMKNFRKYVMNDKISWSIVAIPNTEWAQKVFPNDSEEDAVAKLWDQIFTITRVDKDDPLKAWEEHNELLAQAREYLNQKQYKKLIYKAPGTDLEVALPEGHKWKGGASPTEDGINFNANIPTEEVFTLPHKYGVNGTVTSTKPLSYGGNLIENFSLTFEEGKVVDFSAEKGYETLQELLNMDEGARRLGELAIVPHKSPISQSGLIFFNTLYDENASCHLALGKAYPSSVKGGADMDEEQLDKNGVNNSLVHVDFMMGSGELDIDGVTEDGTKEPLFRDGNWAIDFN
- a CDS encoding short-chain fatty acid transporter, with protein sequence MLKGAIHVSNRLMQRYLPDPFVFVTVLTFVVFILGLIVTGSSPVQMVQFWGEGFWNLLSFSMQMVLVLVTGFVLASSPLFKSLLSGLAGTAKKPVHAIVLVTLISLLASWVNWGFGLVIGALFAKELARKVSNVDYRLLIASAYSGFLVWHGGLAGSIPLTIATEDHFMQDVIGIISTEQTIFAVFNLAIVASLFIVLPILNAKMQPTKDERVTIDTSILDDGSSVQAASVEEETITPADRMENSKLLAYVTGFLGLAFLVYYFFTNGFQLNLNIVNFTFLFLGLLFHGSPRKFIGSVKEAVSGASGIIIQFPFYAGIMGMMVASGLAKEMSSWFVSISSDFTFPFFAFLSAGIVNFFVPSGGGQWAVQAPIMLDAAKELGVSIPKTAMAVAWGDAWTNMIQPFWALPALAIAGLKAKDIMGFCLIVLLVSGVLISLGLVFL